The Triticum aestivum cultivar Chinese Spring chromosome 7B, IWGSC CS RefSeq v2.1, whole genome shotgun sequence genome window below encodes:
- the LOC123162677 gene encoding disease resistance protein PIK6-NP-like: MEATLLSVGKTVLNGAIGYARSTIAEEVALQLGVRRDQAFITDELEMMQGFLMAGNAEGNNSEVVTIWVKQVRDVSYEVEDCLLDFAVRLEKQSWWRIPRTLLDRRHVAQRMLELRVKVEEVNKRNLRYNLVNGASGSNPTSAAANRPMFGVDESRRVAMLDKANANLVKLINKKDHDLRVIALWGTGGDLGLVSIIRASYEDTDLKLKFPCRAWVRVMHPFSPKQFVQTLLRQFRTAVLGVDVLLETEKTGQDLAQEFKRYSMSMKRVT, translated from the coding sequence ATGGAGGCCACTCTTCTGAGCGTGGGCAAGACCGTGCTGAATGGGGCTATTGGCTACGCACGGTCCACCATCGCCGAGGAGGTTGCTTTGCAGCTCGGAGTGCGGCGGGATCAGGCCTTCATCACCGATGAGCTGGAGATGATGCAGGGTTTCCTTATGGCCGGGAACGCCGAGGGAAACAACAGCGAGGTCGTCACGATCTGGGTCAAGCAAGTCAGGGACGTGTCCTACGAGGTAGAGGACTGCCTCCTGGACTTCGCTGTCCGTCTAGAGAAGCAATCTTGGTGGCGAATCCCTCGCACGCTGCTGGATCGGCGTCATGTCGCCCAGCGGATGCTGGAGCTCCGGGTGAAGGTTGAAGAAGTCAACAAGCGAAACTTGCGCTACAACCTCGTCAACGGCGCCTCTGGCTCCAatcccacctccgccgccgccaacAGGCCGATGTTTGGCGTTGACGAGTCAAGGCGTGTCGCTATGCTCGACAAGGCAAATGCGAATCTGGTCAAACTCATCAACAAGAAGGATCATGACCTTAGAGTGATCGCATTGTGGGGAACCGGCGGTGATCTCGGTCTGGTGTCCATCATCAGAGCATCCTACGAGGATACGGATCTCAAACTGAAGTTCCCATGTCGAGCATGGGTCAGGGTGATGCATCCTTTCAGTCCAAAGCAATTTGTGCAGACATTACTCAGGCAGTTCCGCACAGCCGTCCTAGGTGTTGACGTTCTGCTGGAGACGGAGAAGACAGGGCAAGATTTGGCTCAGGAGTTCAAAAGATACAGTATGTCAATGAAAAGAGTTACCTGA
- the LOC123159230 gene encoding tetraspanin-8, with amino-acid sequence MARCSNGLLGLLNAGVLVLALVVLGGGIWLSHRASTTDCERFLERPVIALGALLLALSLAGLAGSLCRASCLLWLYLVALFLLIALLLVFTVFAFVVTNRGAGSVVSGRGYREYRLGEYSTWLQRRVENADNWAKIRSCLRDGGVCQRFGARGESLQQFVTNNLSPIQSGCCKPPTGCNFTYQSETMWNKPPGFNSTNDPDCNTWSNDPRALCYDCQSCKAGVLANVKNDWKKIATVNIIFLIFLIIVYSVGCCAFRNNRRDNSYPAWK; translated from the exons atggcgcggtGCAGCAACGGGCTGCTGGGCCTGCTGAACGCGGGGGTCCTGGTCCTCGCcctcgtcgtcctcggcggcggcATCTGGCTGAGCCACCGCGCCTCCACCACCGACTGCGAGCGGTTCCTGGAGCGGCCGGTCATCGCGCTCGGTGCCCTCCTCCTGGCGCTCTCCCTCGCGGGGCTGGCGGGCTCCCTCTGCCGCGCATCCTGCCTCCTCTGGCTCTACCtcgtcgcgctcttcctcctcatcgcgctcctcctcgtcttcaccgtcttcgccttcgtcgtcaCCAACCGCGGCGCCGGCTCCGTCGTCTCCGGGAGGGGCTACAGGGAGTACCGCCTCGGGGAGTACTCCACCTGGCTGCAGCGCCGGGTCGAGAACGCCGACAACTGGGCCAAGATCCGCAGCTGCCTCCGCGACGGCGGCGTCTGCCAGAGGTTCGGGGCCAGGGGGGAGTCGCTGCAGCAGTTCGTCACCAACAACCTCTCCCCGATTCAG TCTGGATGCTGCAAACCCCCAACCGGGTGCAACTTCACCTACCAGAGCGAGACCATGTGGAACAAACCTCCTGGCTTCAACTCTACCAATGACCCTGACTGCAACACGTGGTCGAATGATCCGAGGGCCCTTTGCTATGACTGCCAGTCATGCAAGGCTGGCGTGCTCGCTAATGTGAAGAATGACTGGAAGAAAATCGCCACCGTCAACATCATATTCCTCATTTTCCTCATCATTGTCTACTCTGTTGGGTGCTGCGCTTTCAGGAACAACAGGCGGGACAACTCGTACCCAGCCTGGAAGTGA